Proteins found in one Sphingomonas sp. SORGH_AS_0879 genomic segment:
- a CDS encoding thymidylate synthase: MRQYLDLMDRVLTQGVRQMDRTGTGTLSVFGHQMRFDLARGFPVLTTKKLHLRSIIVELLWFLRGDTNVRWLQERKVSIWDEWADEAGDLGPVYGKQWRDWATSDGRHIDQIAELVEQIRTQPASRRQIVSAWNPGDLHAMALAPCHCLFQTHVANGRLSLQLYQRSADIFLGVPFNIASYALLTHMLAQQCNLEAGEFIWTGGDCHLYLNHLDQARTQLAREPGALPRLEILRRPDAIDGYEPEDFVLHDYVAQPHIKAAVAI; this comes from the coding sequence ATGCGGCAATATCTCGACCTCATGGACCGGGTGCTGACCCAGGGCGTCCGGCAGATGGACCGGACCGGCACGGGCACCCTTTCGGTTTTCGGACACCAGATGCGGTTCGATCTGGCCAGGGGCTTTCCCGTCCTGACCACCAAGAAGCTCCATCTGCGCTCGATCATCGTCGAGCTGCTGTGGTTCCTGCGCGGGGACACCAATGTCCGCTGGTTGCAGGAGCGTAAGGTCAGCATCTGGGACGAATGGGCCGACGAGGCGGGCGATCTGGGGCCCGTCTATGGCAAGCAGTGGCGCGACTGGGCGACGTCGGACGGTCGCCATATCGACCAGATCGCCGAGCTGGTGGAGCAGATCCGCACCCAGCCCGCCTCGCGCCGTCAGATCGTGTCGGCCTGGAACCCCGGCGACCTGCACGCCATGGCGCTGGCCCCCTGTCATTGCCTGTTCCAGACCCATGTCGCGAATGGCCGATTGTCGCTGCAACTCTATCAGCGGTCGGCGGATATCTTCCTTGGGGTGCCATTCAATATCGCGTCCTATGCCTTGCTGACGCATATGCTTGCACAACAATGCAATTTGGAGGCTGGCGAGTTCATCTGGACCGGCGGCGACTGCCATCTCTACCTGAACCATCTGGACCAGGCGCGGACGCAGCTGGCGCGCGAACCCGGCGCGCTGCCCCGGCTGGAAATCCTGCGCCGCCCCGACGCGATCGACGGCTATGAGCCCGAGGATTTCGTGCTCCACGATTATGTCGCGCAGCCGCATATCAAGGCGGCGGTGGCGATATGA
- a CDS encoding JAB domain-containing protein: MPLVPTRPRRIQTLEDAFQLFAGLAVGRQEAIGVAFLCPQRTILGLRHAWGREDRVTMPIARITRDVLLLAARAVLIAHNHPDGDARPSAADLAMTRRLSQGLAALDVALLDHLIVTRAGIVSLREQGLV; this comes from the coding sequence ATGCCGCTCGTTCCCACCCGTCCGCGTCGAATTCAAACCCTTGAGGATGCGTTTCAACTGTTCGCCGGCCTGGCTGTCGGTCGGCAGGAGGCGATCGGAGTCGCCTTTTTATGTCCGCAACGAACCATATTGGGATTGCGTCATGCCTGGGGCCGGGAAGACCGGGTGACGATGCCCATCGCCCGGATCACGCGCGACGTCCTGTTGCTGGCGGCGCGGGCGGTGCTGATCGCGCACAACCATCCCGATGGCGATGCCCGCCCCAGCGCCGCCGACCTGGCGATGACCCGCCGCCTGTCCCAGGGGCTGGCCGCACTGGACGTGGCGCTGCTCGATCACCTGATCGTCACCCGCGCCGGGATCGTCAGCCTGCGCGAACAGGGACTGGTGTGA
- the prfB gene encoding peptide chain release factor 2 encodes MRAEAQAHVDTINDALALLRRFLDWDRALRRLDELNARVEDQALWNDPKQAQAVMRERRRLDEAITATRAIENELSGTVELIELAEMEGDEELETEAVTSLGELAKRAEADKVKALLAGEADANDSYIEINAGAGGTESQDWAGMLQRMYTRWAERHGMKVELIDFHAGEQAGIKSATLLVKGENAYGYAKTESGVHRLVRISPYDSAARRHTSFSSVWVYPVIDDNIEVEINESELRIDTYRASGAGGQHINTTDSAVRITHLPTGIVVQCQNQRSQHKNKAEAYNQLRARLYERELAEREAVANAQNATKTDIGWGHQIRSYVLQPYQLVKDLRTGVTSTAPGDVLDGDLDSFMAAALSQRVTGEAVAVEDVE; translated from the coding sequence ATGCGCGCTGAAGCGCAGGCTCATGTCGATACGATCAATGACGCTCTGGCGCTGCTGCGCCGCTTCCTCGACTGGGACCGCGCGCTGCGCCGCCTGGACGAGTTGAACGCGCGCGTCGAGGACCAGGCGCTGTGGAACGACCCCAAACAGGCGCAGGCGGTGATGCGCGAGCGTCGTCGCCTGGACGAAGCCATCACCGCCACCCGCGCCATCGAGAACGAACTTTCGGGCACGGTCGAGCTGATCGAGCTGGCGGAGATGGAGGGCGACGAGGAACTGGAGACGGAAGCCGTCACCAGCCTGGGCGAACTCGCCAAGCGGGCCGAGGCCGACAAGGTCAAGGCGCTGCTGGCGGGTGAAGCCGACGCCAATGACAGCTATATCGAGATCAACGCGGGCGCGGGCGGCACCGAGAGCCAGGACTGGGCCGGGATGCTCCAGCGCATGTATACGCGCTGGGCCGAGCGGCACGGCATGAAGGTCGAACTGATCGACTTCCATGCGGGCGAACAGGCCGGGATCAAGTCGGCGACTCTGCTGGTCAAGGGCGAGAACGCCTATGGTTATGCCAAGACCGAGTCGGGCGTGCACCGGCTGGTGCGGATCAGCCCGTACGACTCCGCCGCGCGCCGCCACACCAGCTTTTCGAGCGTGTGGGTCTATCCGGTGATCGACGACAATATCGAGGTCGAGATCAACGAGAGCGAGTTGCGCATCGACACCTACCGCGCGTCGGGCGCGGGTGGTCAGCACATCAACACGACCGACTCGGCGGTGCGCATCACCCACTTGCCGACCGGCATCGTCGTGCAGTGCCAGAACCAGCGCTCGCAGCACAAGAACAAGGCCGAGGCCTATAACCAGCTTCGCGCCCGCCTGTACGAACGCGAATTGGCCGAGCGCGAGGCGGTGGCCAATGCGCAGAACGCGACCAAGACCGATATCGGTTGGGGCCACCAGATCCGGTCCTACGTGCTTCAGCCCTATCAGCTGGTGAAGGATCTTCGGACAGGGGTCACCTCGACCGCGCCGGGCGACGTGCTCGACGGCGATCTCGATTCCTTCATGGCGGCGGCACTGTCGCAGCGGGTGACTGGTGAAGCCGTCGCCGTGGAAGACGTCGAGTAA
- a CDS encoding diguanylate cyclase domain-containing protein → MIMDWESEGQNRPDIDPPGLFDASREALLFLDHHRLTRTTNSYALALQTVLHPYGPLGQDVARRTDGGVRLTEEDVGELMPLVREHEAIGPAADRAQLERDLSDHAEALDSLTSDARQITSDFTSDVAALSHAHRHGRTLGNDLGPDSGAIALLLEQLIARISKTERDLEELSGSIAALRSRIESVPQNDDIDQLTGVMSRTGARTLIDGLASDSHGYVVAACSLDDLEGINERYGRSVADNVLRAFVATLRQVAEGAEIIRWQGNLFVVVLRGRPLSMVAGMMEDARAAMQARTLRLRGSGEPIGVVTMSAGVAVGIGVPMQEAFDRADALRMVASEGIGNRVMSRA, encoded by the coding sequence ATGATCATGGATTGGGAGAGCGAAGGTCAGAACCGGCCCGATATCGATCCTCCCGGATTGTTCGACGCCAGCCGCGAGGCGTTGCTGTTCCTCGATCACCATCGGCTGACCCGCACGACGAACAGCTATGCGCTGGCGCTTCAGACCGTGCTGCATCCCTATGGCCCGTTGGGACAGGACGTGGCGCGCCGCACCGATGGCGGCGTCCGCCTGACCGAGGAGGATGTCGGCGAACTCATGCCGCTGGTCCGCGAGCATGAGGCGATCGGACCGGCGGCCGATCGTGCGCAACTGGAACGCGACCTCAGCGACCATGCCGAGGCGCTCGACTCGCTGACCAGCGACGCGCGCCAGATCACCAGCGACTTCACCAGCGACGTCGCCGCCCTGTCGCACGCCCATCGGCACGGCAGGACCCTGGGCAACGACCTGGGCCCCGATTCGGGCGCGATCGCGCTGCTGCTCGAACAGTTGATCGCACGTATCTCGAAGACCGAACGCGACCTGGAGGAATTGTCGGGCAGCATCGCCGCCTTGCGCAGCCGGATCGAATCGGTGCCGCAGAATGACGATATCGACCAGCTGACCGGGGTGATGAGCCGGACCGGCGCGCGCACCCTGATCGACGGGCTGGCCAGCGATTCGCATGGCTATGTCGTCGCGGCGTGCAGCCTGGACGATCTGGAGGGGATCAACGAACGCTATGGTCGGTCGGTCGCCGACAATGTCCTGCGCGCCTTCGTCGCGACGCTTCGCCAGGTGGCGGAAGGGGCGGAGATCATCCGCTGGCAGGGCAATTTGTTCGTCGTCGTGCTGCGCGGTCGCCCGCTGTCGATGGTGGCGGGGATGATGGAGGACGCGCGCGCGGCGATGCAGGCGCGGACCCTGCGCCTGCGGGGATCGGGCGAGCCGATCGGCGTGGTGACCATGTCCGCCGGGGTCGCGGTCGGGATCGGCGTGCCGATGCAGGAGGCGTTCGACCGGGCCGACGCGTTGCGCATGGTGGCGAGCGAGGGCATCGGCAATCGCGTGATGTCGCGCGCCTAG
- a CDS encoding bifunctional riboflavin kinase/FAD synthetase: protein MQRVDGAGPIPAHLAGGIVALGNFDGFHLGHQAVVGAAVARARAEGRPALVATFDPHPIRYFRPDAAPFRLTTLDQRERLFAAAGVDAMLVFRFDPELAALSAEDFVEQRLLAALRVGGVVTGEDFTFGQARSGDVNALRAWGIARGFSTDAVAPVMLDGETISSSRIRTALVAGQPREAARLLTRPFTIEGVVQHGDKLGRTIGYPTANLDMGQYLRPAYGIYAVRGRLADGRVLNGAANLGIRPSFDPPKELLEPYFFDFTGDLYGQGLSVELIEYLRPEAKFDSLDALVAQMDADCARARALLATHNPA, encoded by the coding sequence ATGCAGCGAGTTGATGGCGCGGGTCCGATCCCGGCGCATCTGGCGGGCGGGATCGTCGCGCTGGGCAATTTCGACGGATTTCACCTCGGTCATCAGGCGGTGGTCGGTGCCGCGGTCGCGCGTGCGCGAGCGGAGGGACGGCCCGCGCTGGTCGCGACCTTCGATCCGCATCCGATCCGCTATTTCCGGCCCGACGCGGCGCCCTTTCGCCTGACCACGCTCGACCAGCGCGAGCGGCTGTTCGCGGCGGCGGGTGTCGATGCGATGCTGGTGTTCCGCTTCGACCCCGAACTGGCGGCGCTGTCGGCGGAGGATTTCGTCGAGCAGCGGCTGCTCGCCGCATTGCGTGTCGGCGGGGTGGTGACGGGCGAGGACTTCACCTTCGGCCAGGCGCGGAGCGGCGACGTGAACGCCTTGCGCGCCTGGGGCATCGCACGCGGCTTTTCCACCGATGCCGTCGCGCCGGTCATGCTGGACGGGGAGACGATATCCTCGAGTCGCATCCGCACCGCGCTGGTCGCCGGACAGCCGCGCGAGGCTGCGCGCCTGCTGACCCGGCCCTTCACCATCGAGGGGGTGGTCCAGCATGGCGACAAGCTGGGCCGCACCATCGGCTATCCGACCGCCAATCTGGACATGGGACAGTATCTGCGCCCCGCTTACGGCATCTATGCGGTGCGCGGGCGGCTGGCCGATGGGCGGGTGCTGAACGGTGCCGCCAATCTGGGCATCCGGCCCAGCTTCGATCCGCCCAAGGAATTGCTGGAGCCGTATTTCTTCGACTTCACCGGTGACCTGTACGGTCAGGGCCTATCGGTCGAGCTGATCGAATATCTGCGGCCCGAGGCGAAGTTCGATTCGCTCGACGCGCTGGTCGCGCAGATGGATGCGGATTGCGCCCGCGCGCGCGCTCTGCTCGCCACGCATAATCCGGCATGA
- a CDS encoding dihydrofolate reductase, with the protein MITLVLARARNGVIGRDGHLPWHLPADLKRFKALTMGQPMIMGRKTFESFPSPLPGRRHIVLTRDPNWSATGAEVAHGVAEALALAGEGAVSVIGGAEIFELFRDLADRVELTEIDMDAEGETIVAPFIGWREVNRKHYPALDGRPAYSFVTLAK; encoded by the coding sequence ATGATCACGCTGGTCCTGGCGCGCGCGCGCAACGGCGTGATCGGGCGCGACGGCCACTTGCCCTGGCACCTCCCCGCCGACCTCAAGCGGTTCAAGGCGCTGACCATGGGCCAGCCGATGATCATGGGCCGCAAGACCTTCGAGAGCTTTCCGTCCCCGCTGCCGGGGCGGCGTCACATCGTGCTGACCCGCGACCCGAACTGGTCGGCGACGGGGGCGGAGGTCGCGCACGGGGTCGCGGAGGCGTTGGCGCTGGCGGGCGAGGGTGCGGTCTCGGTGATCGGCGGTGCGGAAATTTTCGAACTGTTCCGCGACCTTGCCGATCGGGTCGAGTTGACCGAGATAGATATGGATGCCGAAGGCGAGACGATCGTCGCACCCTTCATCGGTTGGCGCGAAGTTAACAGAAAGCATTATCCTGCCTTGGACGGTCGCCCGGCTTATTCCTTTGTGACGCTGGCCAAGTGA
- a CDS encoding class I SAM-dependent methyltransferase, which yields MSKRGSMLAAALLIALGGAVTACDGSKPLIPHKDEEERPGPFPAADRPVADVVSSRWSNEDARDRLREADQVMDRAKIRPGMTVADIGAGEGYYTVRLAQRVGKTGRVLAEDIVAAWRDQLAERVSRERLDNVSVRLGEPADPKLPPNSFDRVMMVHMYHEIEQPYEFLWRLFPALKRDGLVVVVDANRRTKAHGTPPALLKCEFEAVGFTQVSIENMPSAGGYLATFRATGPRPEPGAIRPCRMQGD from the coding sequence ATGTCGAAGCGGGGGTCCATGCTGGCGGCGGCGCTGCTCATCGCGCTGGGGGGCGCGGTGACGGCGTGCGATGGCTCCAAGCCGCTCATTCCGCACAAGGACGAGGAGGAACGGCCCGGCCCCTTCCCGGCGGCGGATCGCCCGGTGGCCGATGTCGTGTCGTCGCGCTGGTCGAACGAGGACGCCCGCGATCGCTTGCGCGAGGCGGATCAGGTCATGGACCGGGCGAAGATCCGCCCTGGCATGACGGTGGCCGATATCGGCGCGGGCGAGGGCTATTACACCGTCCGCCTGGCGCAGCGCGTCGGCAAGACCGGCCGCGTGCTGGCGGAGGACATCGTCGCCGCCTGGCGCGACCAGCTGGCCGAGCGCGTTTCGCGCGAGCGGCTGGACAATGTCAGCGTCCGGCTGGGCGAACCCGCCGATCCCAAGCTGCCGCCCAACAGCTTCGACCGCGTGATGATGGTCCATATGTATCACGAGATCGAACAGCCCTATGAATTCCTGTGGCGGCTGTTCCCGGCGCTGAAGCGCGACGGTCTGGTGGTGGTCGTCGATGCCAATCGCCGCACCAAGGCGCACGGCACCCCGCCCGCGCTGCTCAAATGCGAGTTCGAGGCGGTGGGCTTCACCCAGGTCTCGATCGAAAACATGCCCTCGGCGGGCGGCTATCTGGCGACCTTCCGGGCGACCGGACCCCGGCCGGAACCCGGCGCGATCCGCCCCTGTCGCATGCAGGGCGACTGA